Proteins encoded together in one Streptomyces sp. NA04227 window:
- a CDS encoding acyl carrier protein gives MSVNATLDIVVGALATQASVATSSIDPDKPLSAVPGIESVKALRAITEIEDECDVVIPDDFLFESATVRELADFVAKLIREGSTI, from the coding sequence GTGAGCGTCAACGCGACCCTGGACATCGTTGTAGGGGCCCTGGCCACGCAGGCATCGGTCGCCACCTCGTCCATCGACCCCGACAAGCCGCTGTCGGCCGTACCGGGCATCGAGTCCGTGAAGGCCCTGCGCGCCATCACCGAGATCGAGGACGAGTGCGACGTCGTCATCCCGGACGACTTCCTCTTCGAGAGCGCCACCGTGCGCGAACTCGCCGACTTCGTGGCGAAGTTGATCCGGGAGGGCAGCACCATATGA
- a CDS encoding transglutaminase domain-containing protein, with product MTADTAAPHALVGALDRFKVAPPDVARYDTDTATAARALRAEPEQVARLAAEGLPHLVDSARGPLFDYDDLMNIGMFCGTGQTVPELGLRFLMRFAASPRASWFAPRDWEVGVHPSRTPGGEGAEAPAAEDERLDVTVRVPDLAAPGVELLEGGPFDEPLATNGYRAAVRLTGAEHTVRDPRIHLVWDEVVAELASHRVIYQTVPEPLRTDHHRAWELGVADCVVAARLLADRLRAVGLEARARRGYLLGLFGSDHAWCDVVEDGVHKSLDPVFAFVATVGDERGVAKSPEFAAACFGSRFNRLLPCRTDSAEPLVYFDAEPAPYWAMVGVGARPRRTV from the coding sequence ATGACCGCGGACACCGCAGCGCCCCACGCGCTGGTCGGCGCGCTCGACCGGTTCAAGGTCGCGCCGCCGGACGTGGCCCGCTACGACACCGACACCGCGACGGCCGCGCGCGCCCTGCGCGCCGAACCCGAGCAGGTCGCCCGGCTCGCCGCCGAAGGCCTGCCGCACCTGGTCGACAGCGCGCGCGGGCCGCTGTTCGACTACGACGACCTGATGAACATCGGCATGTTCTGCGGAACCGGCCAGACCGTGCCCGAACTCGGCCTGCGCTTTCTGATGCGGTTCGCCGCCTCACCGCGCGCGAGCTGGTTCGCGCCCCGCGACTGGGAGGTCGGCGTGCACCCCTCCCGCACACCCGGCGGCGAGGGAGCGGAGGCCCCCGCCGCCGAGGATGAGCGGCTGGACGTGACCGTCCGGGTTCCCGATCTCGCCGCGCCCGGTGTGGAGTTGCTGGAGGGCGGACCGTTCGACGAGCCGCTGGCCACCAACGGCTACCGGGCCGCCGTCCGGCTCACCGGCGCCGAGCACACGGTGCGCGATCCGCGGATCCACCTTGTCTGGGACGAGGTCGTCGCCGAACTCGCCTCGCACCGCGTCATCTACCAGACGGTCCCCGAGCCGCTGCGCACCGACCACCACCGCGCGTGGGAACTCGGCGTCGCCGACTGCGTGGTCGCCGCCCGGCTGCTCGCCGACCGGCTGCGCGCGGTGGGCTTGGAGGCGAGGGCGCGGCGCGGCTATCTGCTCGGCCTGTTCGGCAGCGACCACGCCTGGTGCGACGTCGTCGAGGACGGCGTGCACAAGTCGCTCGACCCGGTGTTCGCCTTCGTCGCCACCGTCGGCGACGAGCGCGGCGTCGCCAAGTCCCCCGAGTTCGCCGCCGCCTGCTTCGGCAGCCGCTTCAACCGGCTGCTGCCGTGCCGTACGGACAGCGCCGAGCCTCTCGTGTACTTCGACGCCGAGCCCGCCCCGTACTGGGCGATGGTCGGCGTCGGCGCCCGGCCGAGGAGGACCGTATGA
- a CDS encoding acyl carrier protein, which translates to MTTAHAPRDVRALIKQGLEHPSLLDRIGDDDDFAEAGIGSGEVIRIALSLEEELARPLGDEELLGLSSVNAVAALLAAKEAV; encoded by the coding sequence ATGACCACCGCCCATGCCCCGAGGGACGTACGCGCCCTGATCAAGCAGGGGCTGGAGCACCCGTCCCTGCTCGACCGCATCGGTGACGACGACGACTTCGCCGAGGCGGGCATCGGCTCGGGCGAGGTGATCAGGATCGCGCTGAGCCTGGAGGAGGAGCTCGCCCGGCCGCTCGGCGACGAGGAGCTGCTCGGTCTCTCCTCGGTGAACGCCGTCGCCGCACTGCTCGCCGCGAAGGAGGCCGTCTGA